The following proteins come from a genomic window of Aequorivita marisscotiae:
- a CDS encoding heavy metal translocating P-type ATPase: protein MKHTYKIHGMTCNGCRGHVEKTLSEIEGVSQASVNLEKAEAVIEMENHIPLKVFEKALEDDGGSYSISLPDDAEAAEKHQKKKEEKRAKQSSSGTFYCPMHCEGEKTYDKPGDCPVCGMDLVEEAKTSTNSATEYTCPMHPEVIRDEPGSCPICGMDLVPKEADESAENKSYKKLLKKFWIAVAFTLPIFIIAMSEMIPNNPLYDWMPIVTWNWIQFGLSIPVVFYATWMFFERAYRSIKTWNLNMFTLIGIGAGVAWLFSIFGLLFPDFFPPQFKTESGTVHVYFEAASVILTLVLMGQVLEARAHNRTNSAVKELLKLAPNKAVRIVDGKEETIAIDKIEVGDKLRVKPGEKIPVDGSILEGESSIDESMITGEPVPVSKAGGDKVSSGTINGKQTFVMKAEKVGSDTLLSQIIEMVNKASRSRAPIQKLADKISRWFVPIVVLVSIITFIVWAVFGPEPAYVYALVNAIAVLIIACPCALGLATPMSVMVGVGKGAQNGVLIKNAEALETLNKIDVLIIDKTGTITEGKPSVEKVGAADGFSEEKVLQYIVSLNQNSEHPLADATVKYGKEKNSEVLKATDFNSVTGKGVTGNINGEKIALGNEKMMQEADADISEELQKQISEEQKKGKTVPMLSVAGKVVGYVVIADKIKETSKKAINELQKKGIQVIMLTGDNHDTAKAVASELNLAEFKAEMLPQNKLEVVEKLQSEGQKVAMAGDGINDAPALAKSDVGIAMGTGTDVAIESAGVTLVKGDLHGIVKAFHLSEKVMRNIKQNLFFALIYNVFGVPIAAGVLFPVFGLLLSPMIAALAMSFSSVSVITNALRLRAARID from the coding sequence ATGAAACACACATATAAAATACACGGAATGACCTGCAATGGCTGCCGAGGCCATGTGGAAAAGACTTTAAGTGAAATTGAAGGCGTTTCCCAAGCATCGGTAAACCTTGAAAAAGCCGAAGCGGTCATCGAAATGGAAAATCACATTCCATTAAAAGTTTTTGAAAAAGCGTTGGAAGACGACGGCGGAAGCTACAGTATCTCTCTTCCCGATGATGCTGAAGCTGCAGAAAAACATCAAAAGAAAAAAGAGGAAAAACGGGCAAAACAAAGCAGTTCGGGTACGTTTTATTGCCCGATGCACTGCGAAGGCGAGAAGACTTACGACAAGCCTGGCGATTGCCCCGTTTGCGGAATGGATTTGGTAGAAGAGGCAAAAACTTCAACAAACTCGGCAACGGAGTATACCTGCCCAATGCATCCCGAAGTAATTCGCGACGAACCGGGTTCGTGCCCAATCTGCGGGATGGATTTAGTGCCAAAAGAGGCCGACGAATCTGCCGAAAACAAATCGTATAAAAAGTTGCTGAAAAAGTTTTGGATTGCCGTAGCCTTTACGCTACCCATTTTTATAATCGCAATGTCTGAAATGATTCCAAACAATCCGTTATACGATTGGATGCCGATTGTTACTTGGAATTGGATACAATTCGGCCTGTCAATTCCGGTGGTGTTTTACGCCACTTGGATGTTTTTTGAACGCGCCTATCGCTCCATTAAAACCTGGAATCTCAATATGTTTACCCTTATCGGGATAGGGGCTGGGGTGGCTTGGCTTTTTAGTATTTTTGGGTTGTTGTTCCCCGACTTTTTTCCTCCACAGTTTAAGACCGAATCGGGAACTGTGCACGTTTATTTTGAAGCGGCCTCGGTTATACTCACCCTAGTTTTAATGGGGCAGGTTTTGGAAGCGCGCGCGCACAACCGAACAAATTCTGCTGTAAAGGAATTGCTGAAACTGGCGCCAAACAAAGCAGTTCGAATTGTTGACGGAAAGGAAGAAACCATCGCCATTGATAAAATTGAAGTTGGCGATAAACTCCGTGTAAAACCCGGAGAGAAAATTCCTGTGGACGGCAGCATTTTGGAAGGCGAAAGCTCCATTGACGAATCAATGATTACCGGCGAACCTGTTCCCGTTTCAAAAGCGGGGGGCGATAAAGTAAGTTCCGGAACCATAAACGGCAAACAAACTTTCGTAATGAAAGCCGAAAAAGTGGGAAGCGATACTCTGCTTTCCCAAATCATTGAAATGGTGAACAAAGCAAGCCGAAGCCGCGCTCCAATCCAAAAATTGGCCGATAAAATTTCTAGATGGTTTGTGCCAATCGTGGTCTTAGTTTCAATAATCACTTTTATAGTTTGGGCAGTTTTTGGTCCTGAACCTGCTTATGTTTATGCCTTGGTGAATGCCATTGCCGTTTTGATTATCGCGTGTCCGTGTGCCCTTGGGCTCGCCACGCCAATGTCTGTGATGGTTGGAGTGGGGAAGGGCGCCCAAAACGGAGTGCTCATTAAAAATGCCGAAGCGCTGGAGACACTCAACAAAATAGACGTTTTGATTATTGATAAAACCGGAACAATTACCGAAGGAAAACCTTCCGTTGAAAAAGTGGGCGCTGCCGACGGTTTTTCGGAAGAAAAAGTGCTTCAATATATTGTTTCGCTCAATCAAAACAGCGAACATCCATTGGCTGATGCTACGGTTAAATACGGAAAGGAAAAGAATTCCGAAGTTTTAAAAGCTACCGATTTCAATTCGGTTACCGGAAAAGGGGTAACTGGAAATATCAATGGAGAAAAAATAGCACTCGGTAACGAAAAGATGATGCAGGAAGCAGATGCAGACATTTCCGAAGAACTTCAAAAGCAAATTTCAGAAGAACAGAAAAAGGGCAAGACCGTACCGATGCTTTCCGTAGCTGGAAAAGTGGTGGGTTACGTTGTGATTGCCGATAAAATAAAGGAAACCAGTAAAAAAGCAATCAACGAACTTCAGAAAAAGGGAATTCAGGTTATAATGCTAACAGGCGATAACCACGACACCGCAAAAGCTGTTGCTTCCGAATTAAATCTCGCCGAATTTAAAGCTGAAATGCTTCCGCAGAACAAATTGGAAGTAGTCGAAAAATTGCAATCCGAAGGCCAAAAAGTAGCCATGGCTGGCGACGGAATAAACGATGCCCCCGCTTTGGCAAAAAGTGATGTAGGAATCGCGATGGGCACAGGTACGGATGTAGCGATAGAAAGTGCCGGCGTTACCTTGGTAAAAGGCGATCTGCACGGCATTGTGAAAGCGTTCCATTTAAGCGAAAAAGTAATGCGTAACATTAAACAAAACCTGTTTTTTGCTTTAATTTATAACGTGTTCGGCGTGCCAATAGCCGCCGGGGTTCTCTTTCCAGTTTTTGGACTATTATTATCGCCGATGATTGCCGCACTGGCAATGAGTTTTAGCTCTGTTTCGGTAATTACAAATGCATTGCGATTGCGCGCTGCAAGAATTGATTAA
- a CDS encoding HYC_CC_PP family protein, whose protein sequence is MKKTISIFLSILMLVSSSGIAYAQHFCSGMEMMAEVTLGDKLLSCGMEEDALATDCDDKNLAPEAHDCCKNHITKIQTDENFAKASFDLKLNKTFVATFVSVFVLQEVEIASAEKIFFADYSPPPLEQDLNILYETFLI, encoded by the coding sequence GTGAAAAAAACCATTTCCATATTTTTATCTATCCTAATGCTCGTTAGTAGTTCTGGAATAGCCTATGCGCAGCACTTCTGCAGTGGGATGGAAATGATGGCTGAGGTTACCTTGGGCGACAAACTTCTTTCCTGTGGAATGGAGGAAGACGCCCTCGCTACAGATTGCGACGATAAAAACTTGGCTCCTGAAGCACACGATTGTTGTAAAAACCACATTACCAAAATACAAACTGACGAAAATTTTGCCAAGGCTTCGTTCGATTTAAAATTGAATAAAACCTTTGTAGCTACTTTCGTTTCTGTTTTTGTATTGCAGGAAGTAGAAATCGCTTCCGCAGAAAAAATCTTCTTCGCGGATTACAGTCCGCCACCCCTCGAACAGGATTTGAACATTCTGTACGAGACTTTCCTGATTTGA